Below is a genomic region from Vitis riparia cultivar Riparia Gloire de Montpellier isolate 1030 chromosome 16, EGFV_Vit.rip_1.0, whole genome shotgun sequence.
TGGTAGGAAATGTTTATTCTTTTAACTTAACAAAAAACTTAGTTGATAAAGTATCATGGTGTGAAccttatttatttcatgttacACCATATTCCCAAACCTTCCATTTACAATGTTGCGCATTCGATGAGGTCTATTACTGTTAGACAATGCctaattgaatattttaataaactaTTGATGTTGATATTCTTTTATCCCAAACTtcgtttgtttttctattttcttttgggttATACTAAAGATTTAATGGATTATTGATGTTGATGTTCTCTTGTCCTATATTTGATTAAGTTCTTACTTTGTGTTTTAACTATTGATAGTAATTTTGTTGCAATTATTCTTAGGGTCACATATATATGTCAATTGGTACACACATTTGTTTTCCTATTATATTTTCATTGTCATTTCTTTCAATCTATTTATAGAAGTATtcacttatatatcttttttctgaaattataattgattttagttttttgtgcaTGTAGGTCATCTTTTTGAGAAATTAACATTGTAGTTGGATAAGCTAGCATGAAGGAGTATGTTGAAGACCAAAGCACAATTGGGTTgcatgtaaagaaaaaatggactATGTTAAGGGACTAAACATTAAAGTGGTGACTTTTTTTctgttattttaatatattttagcttttttgtgtttcttatttatgaaataCAAGTTCGACTATTTGTGATTAAATACTGCAATTTGGAAATGTTTTACCAGGTGAAAAATTAGGTGCAACAACTAATTTCATtggtacataatttttttttttttatgtgtatGCATTATTTCAATAGTAGGTGAAAAATTAGGTGcaacaattattaaattaaaactgaatttaaaattaaacaattatctTCCTTGATGCTTTTACTAAATGTCAAGGAATGACAATAACCACATTTATCCAACCCAATAATGGCACTAATAAATGTGTCAATGTAGTGCGAACAACTAACAATGACACTTTTTGAAGTGTCAAGGTTCTCTTCAATGACGCTTTCTAGAAGTGTCCTTATAGTTCGATATTTGAAACTGCTAAACAATGACACTTATAGAAAGTGTCAAGGTTTCTTCTACTCAACAATGGCGCTTATAAAAGTGTCAATGTAGTTTAACATAACTAATGATGACAGTTTTTTTAAGTGTCAAGGTTCTCTTCAATGGCGCTTTCTAAAAGCGCCATTGTAGACAAATACTTATTATGACAAGCTGGTAGATGACGCTTTGGGGAAGCGCCATTGAAggtattttttaatacttaaaaagcGTCATGGttaacgtttttttttttttataatggaagtaataaaaggtataatattaaaatgttaaactcttcttcttttgtaaaagaaaatttaatattatattttaaatataaaaatcttaCATTTGCCTACaaggtttaaaattttaaaataataacaaaataaataaataaataattaaataaataataagtagaTAACTTTATACTATGTAGTAGATATAAGTATTTATAAACTTGAACCTACACTTATTGAGAAGAAACGTACACCTAGAGTGGCAAGTCTTGACTCAATGTGAAATGGAACGTCGGATAACTTGTGGTTGCTTGAAGCGGGAAGAGACACCTTTGGCTCAAAGAGTGTATTTAGTTGGGTGGTTATGATAGTTGCATAACCATCATCCCCATACTCCTGTTTTAGATTCAAgtatttgaattcaaaattcaaacggATGACAACATGTATAAAAGTCTCCTCCATTGTAGAGAGATAAAAGAGCATAGAGAGAATAAACAAATTgtgtaatattttctataactTAGGCAAAATTGTATAAGGTGTTAGAGCACTTAGTAAAAAGTTTTGTGATCTTATAATTGTTGAGTAATACAAGTAAGGAAAGCTCTTGTATCTTGTTGGTTGCGTGTAtcatatttcttttgttgtgcCTTTTGGGAATGTTGGCTAAGGTTAGTGTCTTAGCACCGcacacttgaaaaaaaaaaattaaaagcggTTTTTATGGGGTGTGACACTAGGCTTCTTTAATTTATGCTTTAGAGGAAAAATCTTAtgtcaaaataaaatgattttgaacACTTGAAAACATTTAAGCTATgattggttcccaaaaaatttgagggaaaatgcaagggaaagaaaatacaaatgaaaaatagaaggaaagaaaaagtgaagaaaaataaaaaaaataaattaaaaattgataaattattttttttgttacttcaaactcattttatttattttaacttattaatataaagattaaataatttaaaaatacataagtttttaattatatttgattttcttttatattttttttatagaacaaccaaacatgaaaaaatcattttcctttatattttttttctttctttagtattttcttgaaccaaacataaccttaaggtTTGAtaagtgaacaaagtctttACCTTTCTTCTCTCTAAGCTTTTTCCCTCCTAAAAGTTTAAGGTTTTTCTTGGTCCAAATTTGAGTGAAAATGAGTAATGATCAGGACCTGTCTACCATTGTTAGAAGTTCCTCCTCTAGTGCTGCTCATAAAGCCATAGCCAAAAACACACTAGAAAATAGCTTCTTCCACTCTGATGAGTTTGCCTTTGACTTATCTCCTTCTCCTTTTCCTATATGATTGATCCCAAAAATGAACTGGACAAACCTTTTGACGAATTGTCTCATGTTTACAAACCTTTCTACAAGAGGGTTCACTCTACCACCACAAGGCAAAGACAAACAATGCTGCCAAAGAGGGTTTCTTGAACGACAACTCATTTTCGTTTCCTACTTTAGTTGATACCAGGAATGAATACCAGGACACATTTGACTAACCTTCGATGAGTATCAAATTGAATAATACCCCACAAATGATAATACCAAAATCAATTCCAGCAAATACAATTCCACAATTCGATCATGTATgagttttcttcatttttcttgttcttttcttaGCTTTTTTCTCTGTAGTGAAGAGGACCTATTTGTCCTCTTCACTACATGCACGATCACACCTATTTgtcacttcaaaattttaaacattttttatgtttgtatatccttaaaaatattgaaaatattaattataagaaaaataaaatttgtaacgTGGTAAATTTCAAcgttaattaaaattcattactATAATTTTGAGTCACACTCATTTGCTGCAAGCTTAAAGGATTTATAAACGCTCTCACTCATGTCCATCTACCACAACTTTAGAAAATAACACCACTTGCTACATCTCCAACTTCCACACTGCTACAAcactttattttgaatttgaattttactttgaatttgaattttattttaaaattcaatggAAATGcaatatcataattttcatatcaatggaaagataatatcataattttcaaaattctctttatatctttaaaaaaactcttataaaatatattaacatattacaatataaatagcatgttataataaaatcatgtcatttattaagtttatctacaaaaaataatctttaattTATAAAGCTTCtaatattataacaaaaatgTACTCCTTAAATAACAACATAAACTTATgaaataaaagtttatatatatatatatatatatatatatatatatatatatatatattaaaagggCAATAAATAGTTGAAGACAACATTACTcaatattaaattaagaaaaaaaatggagaatggaaATTAGAAAGCTATATTACAAAACAAAgatgcattttttatataaaaagatgcatttttttagttaagtatttgtttaatttataagttatattttcatttatttttgtttaatttatgaaaacaaGTTGCGAATTGATTGACAAAGACATGAAATTCATACGCATAATCATGTGGGTAATACGTGCACAATTCGGTGTGTTAACGCGCAAAGGCATGTAAAGTTATGTGATTAAGAAGAGAGACCTAAtatgaaaagattttttttttttttggttaaaaaaatgataatatttaattatttagaaattgatTAAATGATAAGGTAAAGggtgttttaataaaacttaatacttattacttaataatttaagtttattttaaattaaactatttttaagtttttgttttggtaaaattaagttaaattttattcttaattatcaaattaacatatttacaCTTATCAATTTTAACTTTAACGtattctaaaaatatgaaataattacaaaaatattttaccatAAAAGATGAATTGTGAATGTAAAGTGATACttgtaaaatatgttttcacTAAATATGGGTAAATAAggtaaaagaaatttgaaattaaaaataaattaactattttgacttaatacttaaaattcttttttactttaaattgtgatattaagttattttaccaaatatatttaatctatttaataacttaaattaagtcattaagtcatattatgtcattaaattgatttaccacACACCCTCTAAACAAAAACTTAGTAAACTAAATGTAAATTAATCTACTTGATTTATAAAGTTACTTCCTCACGTATATCTTAAGAATATTAGTTAAGTTAatcatattattatatataaaactaatataattaattaattaatgactcatatttatttctattcctTTATTAAGAAATGGATGTAGGTTGTAATTAatagttttatttctatttttattcaaatgtaGTAAAgataattgataatttaattatatttaaacgcatttaatatatcttttcctcattaaaaaaaaataataaatgactCAACTTTACCTTGACCTTGTTAAAGATAAAGAGAGATATATCTTACATTAAGTGAGAATTATTAGATGTGTCATCCCTCTTAATTGCATATTGAtgttagaattattattattattattattattattattattattattattgttattagggttaaatataatttactCCATCACTCTTTTTCGAGGCTGAAATTTGATCCcttaatttaagattttgactTACCATTAGGTTATACGAacattcatatgttgttctACTCtcctaaaataaatttcatgttATGTCTTCCGTAACCTTCCTTTTTGACTccatcattatttttcattttcatattcaattttttttatattttatctccTTAATTACATTCAAATATGTTTCACAACAAACATCTAAGTGATAAATTgagttatttctttttattcatctaATAAATAAGACATACATTATTTTGTAATCAAATTACAATAAAGAATGAGAATTTATGAAGCATGTGGGTCTAAAATGGACAAGTGAAGTGACATCACAACAAACATCCAAAATTCTCCATTCCATCCTATAAGCAAATATCTTTCATTTTCATAGAATTACATCATACTTGTCACTAACTACATTGGAAAAACAATTTAGTGGACTATTTTTGGAGGTTTTTGTAGATGCAAATAAATGATATTGCATTTTCCCAATCAAacttttgattaaataaaagataacaaTAATTGTTATTGGGATCATCAAAGAgggaatttgaaaaatcaaattagaatATGAAATCAATTTTCTAGTGAAAATATAAGAACTTTAAAACTTGGTTTAAATACTGGAGAAATATTTCGTAACGGAGGATAGAATCattattaaaaagttttttttatagatatgaGAACGATATATAtctatcaaatattataaatgacaCGAACTGACAAATactagtaaaaaatttataacagaCATAAAACGACAACTATCAACCGAAAATTTACGATATCGACAAAAAGTCATTTTCTAGATGACATATTAGTTAATGTCTAATATATACAATTTGACAAATACCGGTTTTTTAGTTGAAACGTTAGTTAATATATCATCTTTTCGATAAATATACttataacaaaattataataaatgagataaaattaattatatatatataaagcaataatagtatatattttagttcaaattttttaagagaataaagattattttcaaattgatttttatgcCTTGTAATATGAGTAAAGCTATTATGCACTCAATTATGACAAGTAACATGCATAAAactaatttcttatttaaaaataaataaataaatatatatttactttttttccttttatgaacaactcggtTTAGAGACATTGAGCTAGTAACATCCGTACGCGGAGTGTCAGTACATGAGAGTCAGAGAAAAAagccaaaacaaaaataaatgaaaagatgaGTGGTTTTGTAGTGAAAGAAACCACTGGCTCAATCCACAAAACCACCTTTTCTGGGACTCCACTCCAAAACCGCCATTGTTACACACCCTCTATAAACAGGGCACAGTCCGTATCAGTCTTCTCCACACCAGCTCTTTCCTTTCTCTGAACTTTGAGGTTTCTTTCTGATTAGTGAGCAACGTTGTTAGCCCTTCTTCTCTctaatttagggttttttcaGGTCGAAATTTGAGCGAAAATGAGTAATGATTGGGACCTCTCCGCCATTGTCAGAAGCTGCTCCTCCAGTGCTGGTCATAAGGTCATAGCCAGAAACACACTGGAAGAGAGCTTCTTACACCCGGATGAGTTTGCCATTGATTTATCTCCTCCTCCTTTTCCTGTTCTAATTGATCCCAAAAATGAATTGGACGACCCTTTTGACGAATTATCTCATGTTTATAAACCCTTCTACCGGAGGGTTCAGCCTACCACCGCCGCAGCTGCCGCCATCGTCGCCACCCCGGTGGCTGCTGATTCTACAATTGGAGGATCGGAAAAGAAACGCAGACGAAAGGAAGTGCAACAACGAACAAACGCTGCCACTCCTATTGTCGATGCACCTGCTATTCCAATTAATGCTGCAGTTCAACCAGAAGCGCCGCAGCAGCAACAACAGAATGAGAATGATGGGGTTGGATCTCAAGCGCCTCGGGGAAGACGGTAACTCATTTTTCATGGGTTTGGTGTCTAGAAGAATTCCGTAATCTTTGAAATCTCCGGTTTTGCTTCCTTTTTTGTTACAGGAGAAAGCAGCCGAGGCTGGTGATCAAGATGAGTGCGGAGTCGCTGTCTACAGACTCATGGAGTTGGAGAAAATATGGACAGAAGCCGATACAGGGCTCCATAACTCCAAGGTTTGTTtctgaatttttgaattttacttTTCATCAGAATTTCAGGCATATTTctaattcatttcattttgagaagcAGAAGCTACTATCGCTGCAGCAGCTTCAAAGGTTGTGCAGCTAGAAAGCAAGTGGACCTAAGCGAAGAGGAGCCGGACGTGTACATCGTCACCTACATCGGCGACCACACCCACCGCCGCCCCGGAGGCTGGAGATCCGACGTCGGAACAACCGAAAAAGTCTCCGCCTCCCCCACCTCCGACAATACTCCGAAACCAGACACTGAAGACAACAATGAAGACACCGAACCATGGTGTGAAGCCCCAGAAGACGATGATGATACTGTCATGGCCATGCATGCACTCGACTCAACAGGATCGGCTTCTACCAGCAGCCAACCTCAGTCTCCACCCAAAAATTCCGTCAGCACCGCCGGAGAATCTGTTTAGATCGCCCTCAAACGTCAGGACGAATCAATAGATTTTTCCcgatctttttctttttgctcttTTCGTAGGataaatatgaaggaaaaaaaagccCTCGCTACTTTTCCTTCCATTAAATTCGACTGTGACGACAAATTGATAAAATCATGGAGTTTGTCCCTTTGTTTTTGTTCACTCTACTAGCCTAAAAAAATTGGGCAGGTCCTCGGAAAATTTACAAAGTCAAAGCCCCGTCTAAAGTCTAATTTAGGGCttataaaaaacgtttttaattttataaatattttaaaaattaaaaaattttaaatattaaaaaaaattaaaaacgtttcgtataatcattatcaaacgaAATATAAAAGTGGAATTAATATacgattgattttatttatattttagttataaTTTTGACTTTGGGAAGTATTTGTCTTTAGTAAAAGTAAGAATACCTATTTTTAAGCATATAAATGAACACATAAATCAGGTTGAGAAGTGTGGGACCCAAATTTAATGGTCCAAATAAGCATCTTTAAAAGTTATGCATGATCATCACCCTCATTGTTAGTTCGATACAAGTTGTCCAATTGAAGTAAGACATTAAAGCTTACTTTTAatgtttttgataatattttatatttaaattcaaatttttattaactttatatGACTTCTTGTGAAGTTATAATAAGTTCTAACTTTTAAG
It encodes:
- the LOC117933375 gene encoding probable WRKY transcription factor 27, which gives rise to MSNDWDLSAIVRSCSSSAGHKVIARNTLEESFLHPDEFAIDLSPPPFPVLIDPKNELDDPFDELSHVYKPFYRRVQPTTAAAAAIVATPVAADSTIGGSEKKRRRKEVQQRTNAATPIVDAPAIPINAAVQPEAPQQQQQNENDGVGSQAPRGRRRKQPRLVIKMSAESLSTDSWSWRKYGQKPIQGSITPRSYYRCSSFKGCAARKQVDLSEEEPDVYIVTYIGDHTHRRPGGWRSDVGTTEKVSASPTSDNTPKPDTEDNNEDTEPWCEAPEDDDDTVMAMHALDSTGSASTSSQPQSPPKNSVSTAGESV